In Cyclobacteriaceae bacterium, the DNA window AACTAAGCTTTATTAAATAACTTTATTAATATCTTTTTTCCAAAAATTTAAAAACTATAACAATGAAAAATCCAGAATTAAAAAATTTGGCATCCCTTGACATCACTTACAAGGAGCTTACATTAACCGAACAACAATCAATTGTTGGTGGAAGCGGTATTACGTACGGAATTGGATATGGCATTGGTTATGCTCTTGGATCTCTTGGTCGCGGTATAAAGTGGGTCTGGAATGAAATCGCGAGAGATCCAGTGTATTACATGGGCGCAACGATGACAGCGTAATATATTTTGAAACGAAACCAAAATAGGTGGTTGAGAGACCACCTATTTTTTTTGCTTTAACAGTAGGGTATGCGAGTACAAAACGCCCTGAAATAAAACGACGGAAACGAGTTGCGATACAATTAACTTTTATTGTGTATTTTCAATCTGAATTGGTTCGACAAAATATTCTGACGAAGAAATGATATCTGTAAATATATTTAAATGATTAGCGAGAATAGCTTTCTTGAAAGGAGTGATTTCTTGTTGATTACAAGAATATCTTTATTAATAATTATTGTTGAAAGCATCGTTATCTTTATCTACAATTCTTTTGAAATCCAATTAGAAAATGAAGTTTCAACATGGCCATGGTATTTTGAATTGCCAACTGGTGTAATCTTCGCACCCATTTTTGAAAGCTGGCTTTGTCAATATCTTCCGTTCAACTTATTCAAACGATTTATCAAAGAAGTGGATACCCAATCATTTAAAGTTTTTTATCTTCTAAGTACCGGAATATTTTTTGGATTATTGCACAGTGACACGATTTGGTATATGTTTTATGGCTTGTTGGCTGGATTAGGATTTTCATACTGCTTCTATCGTTTTAAGTTAATATATCCCGACAGTTACAAACCACTCTTGTTTACAAGTTTGACCCATAGCATAGTAAATCTCCTCGTCTTCATTACATCAATAATATATAATTTATCGGAAACAAATTTTTCATGATCTTGAAAAGAAGTAAACAACTGTTATGATTTTAATATTATCAACTGAGGGCCTTTCATATAAAATTGGGTTTTTCTTGGGATCACATTGGATTCTTACAACGATAGTCCTTACCGTTATCATCCTCATAATAATTTTTCGAAGAAAGATATTCTTAACCCGTAATCATAAATAGATTTCGACCTTCAGATGAACTGAGTATGGCTTTCAAAAAACAAAATTTACTTCCATCAATCATCCTTGAATCCACGGCGGAGCTCTACAGAAATAAGGTCGAATTAAAATCTTCTTTAATTTACCTTGTTTGTTGTATCTCGTTTACCATCGGGTTAATAGCAATTTTCTTTATTTCAGTTCCAGTAAGTGTTACGTCACGAGCTATTATACGACCGTGTGTTGAGGTAAGTCAAATTCAATCTCTTGTCAATGGGCGACTTAAAGAATCATTTGTTAGGGAGAATCTTATCGTAAAAAAAGGAGATATCTTGTATGTGATCGAACCAGAAATGCAGGAAGAAAAAGAGAAATTTATCGCTCAGCGTAAAAAGTTATTAGAGTCCTTCCTTGTAGATCTCAGAATATTAAACAAATTTGATAGCAGTACAAATCTAAACAATTCGGTATACAGGCAGGCAAAAATAAATTATAAACACCGCCAATTTGAAACTGAGACGCGCCTAAAAAAAGTCAAAGCGGATTACAATAGGAATTTAAAATTGTTTCAGGAGAAAGTCATTGCGGATGCGGAATTTGAAAATGTCAAATTCGAATTGGACAAGTTAGAGGATGAATTATCGTTATTAAAACAAAATCAAATAAGTCAGTGGCACGGGGAGATTTTGGATTATGAAAAGGAACTCCATGATATCAATACTCAATTAGCGCAAATAGAAAAAGAAAAAATAAATTTCATTGTTAAGGCACCAGTGTCTGGGACAATCCAAAATATTGTTGGGGCGTACAGCGGAAGCGCGGTTTTTGCAAATCAAAATCTTGCACAGATTTCTCCCGATACTACTTTGATTGTTGAAGCATACATTAACCCTGCTGACATTGGACTTATAAGAACAGGGATGCTTGTCAATTTTCAAATTAATGCGTTTAATTATAATCAATGGGGTTTAGCGACTGGAAAAGTGATCGAGGTGTCAAATGACATTCATTTTATCGATAACATTCCTGTGTTCAAATTAAGGTGCGATTTACATCAAGATTATCTTGAGCTAAAAAATGGCTACAAGGGCTTTTTGAAAAAAGGAATGTCTCTTCAGGCAAGATTTATCGTCACAAAACGAACACTTTGGCAATTATTATATGATAAGACCGACAATTGGTTGAATCCTAATACATTCGTTAATTGAAGCGATTTCCGAAAATAAAACAGCGTGATATTTCAGATTGCGGAGCTGCGTGCCTGGCGTCCGTTGCAGAATTTTACGACTTAAAGCTTCCGATTTCAAAAATCAGACAATTATCGTCTACTGACAAAAAAGGAACCAACGTTTTGGGTTTAATCGAAGCCGCCCAAAAACTTCGCTTTGAAGCAAAAGGTGTAAAGGCTGAATTTGAGAGTTTATTCAAAATTCCCAAGCCTTCAATTGCACATGTTATCATCGATAAGGTTTTAAATCATTACGTTGTTATCTGTGATGCTACCTCAAAGTATATCGAGGTGATGGACCCAATGGATGGTGAACTGCATAGGTATACCCATGACAATTTCAAGTCAATATGGACTGGTGTTCTCGTTCTTCTTCTTCCAACTCAAAGTTTTGAAAAGGGAAATACGAAGATTTCCGTAGCATCAAGATTTTGGGAACTTATTTACCCCCACAGGTCGGGTGTAATTCAGGCTCTTTTCGGCGCTTTCATTTTTACGGTAATAGGATTATCGACTTCAATTTATATTCAGAAAATTGTTGACTATGTACTAATAGACGGCAATAGAAATCTATTGAATATCATGAGTGTTGGAATGGTGTTGATGCTTTTTCTGCAAATATTCCTCGGTATTATGAAAAGTATATTCACACTTCGTACCGGCCAACTAATCGATGTGCAACTTATTCTTGGCTATTACAAACACTTACTAACACTCCCACAACAATTCTTTGATACTATGAGAGTTGGGGAGATAATGTCTCGCATCAATGATGCAGTAAAAATACGTGCATTTATCAATGACGTATTAGTAAACCTTGCCGTCAATCTATTCATCTTCTTATTAGCGTTCGCGCTCATGTTCACGTACTACTGGAAACTTGGAGTCGTAATTTTCATTATTGTGCCATTCTATGCTGTCGTCTACTTCGTTACTAATAAAGTCAACAAGCGAATTGAAAGAAAATTGATGGAAAAGTCTGCTGACCTTGAGTCTCAGTTAGTTGAATCAATTAGTTCAATTAATACTATAAAAAGTTTCGCTCTGGAAAATTTTACGAACCTTAAAACAGAGATTCGATTCATTTCGCTTCTAAAAACAATTTATTCCTCCAGTCTAAATGGAATTTTCAGCTCCAATGCAACCGAATTTTTTTCCCGTCTATTCACCATTATTTTACTCTGGATTGGTGCTGGATTTGTACTTGATAATCAAATCACTCCAGGCGAATTATTATCATTTTACGCACTGATAGCGTATTTCACTGGTCCCGTCAGCAGCCTGATAGGAATGGACAAAATCACCCAAAATGCCTTGATTGCTGCCGATAGACTTTTTGAAATCATGGACCTTGAAAGAGAAAAAGAAGACAGCAAAGTCAAAATGACAAAAGAATTATTAGGAGACATTTTCTTTAAGAACGTCGAATTTCGATACGGATCTAGAGCCAATGTCTTCAAAGAATTCAATCTCATTATAACCAAAGGCCAAGTAACAGCGATTGTAGGAGAAAGTGGGTCAGGAAAATCAACATTAATATCTATTTTACAGAGCAGATATCCTCTGCTGAATGGAAATGTATTGGTCGGCGATTATGACTTAAAGTATATCGATAATGACTCGATGCGATCCCTCATAGCGATTGTACCTCAAGTAGTCCATTTATTTTCCGGATCGGTTATCGAAAATATTGCAGTTGGTGATCTGGAGCCTGACTTAAAAAAGATCATTGCAATCTGCACGTCACTGGGCATAATAGAATTCATAGAAAAATTACCAAACAACTTTGATACATATTTAGGCGAAAACGGTTCAATGCTTTCGGGCGGACAAAGACAACGAATTGCTATTGCTCGAGCTCTTTATAGAGATCCAGAAATCCTCATCCTTGATGAAGCAACGTCGTCTTTGGATTCTTCTTCAGAACTTTACATTCAGACTGCGATTAAGCTCTTGAAATCGCAGACCAAAACAATTATAATTATTGCTCATCGTTTAAGCACTGTTTATAAAGCGGATAAAATTGCTGTATTAGATAAAGGCTTGCTGGTAGAGCAAGGGTCTCATTCTGAATTAATACTGAAGAATGGCCTATATTCCACCATGTGGAAACAACAGTTTCCGAGCGACATCGAGACAAATTAAACAGTTAATAAGGAGAGATCATTAACTGATTTTTTCTTCCAAGGTCTTGGAGGTTCTTATAACCGGATCATATTACAAACCGGTTTCGTTTTTAACTTAATTATTTTCCATTCTCAATTTCCTTTTTAATTTTGTTATACAAACTGATCAACATTATTTCAATTTGATCATTTGGAAATTCGGTGCACCTGCTAACACTGGTACATATTACAAGTTGATATTTAGCTGATTAGGCAATAGAGTTCAATCCCTGCAGCTCCACTTCGCCCGCCATAGCTATGCCACAGGCATTGCGAAGGCGGAACTATCATTAAAACTCTTACGTATTAAGCCAGCATGTCAAAACCTTGAAAAAACCAGGATTTGGCACTTCCCGGGTCTAAAGCTCGCCTACCCTTATCGAGACCTTATGGAGACCTTACCGAGACCTTATGGAGACCTTACCGGGACTTTTTACCTATAACTCCCGGATAACCTACCTATTTCCCCCCTATTCACTACGGATGTTCCCCCATGTCTTGTCCTTGTCTCGGCACTGTCATATCGGTGTAAGGAGCATGTAATTCCAGTTGAGCTTCGGATGATAGGCCAATGGAATATTCAAGTGATGGCTTGTTACTTTTTTAATTTCTCTATGATTTAACCACCACGGTAGTTTTTCCGTAATTAAACAGCGTGAATAAAAATCACGATTTACCCCTTTCCTGGTCTGTAACTATACTACCCTTACTCAGACCTTAGTCATCAGACCTTAGTCAGACCTTAGTCAGACTTTTTACCTATTACTCCCGAATATGATACCGATCTCTCCCCTATTACCCACGAATGTTCTCCCTTGTCGTGTGCTTGTCTCTGCGCTGTCACATCGGTGTCGAGAGCCTGTAACTTCGGTTGAGTTTCGGATGATCATCCTCAGAATCACATGAACATCATCTAAAGGATCCTATAGTAAATTTAAAGATTTCTATAGGGGGATGGTTTAGGATTTGGGGAATATAAATGTTAACCTTTGTAAATCATTTATTTCCTCTTGCATTACCAAAATATTATAACGAAAGGATTGATCCAATACCCTTAATAATTTATAAGCAAATACAACAATGGACATAGCACCAGACACACAAAACGTTGACCGAGTATTTTCTAACACAACATACTACATTGACTTTTATCAAAGAGATTATAAATGGACTGATGAACCGGTGTTGAGGCTTATGGATGACATATTCTTCAAGTTTAATCAAGAGTATGAGATAAACCGACCTTTAGACCCTTCAAGAGAAATCATTACCGCTAAGTATCCTTGGTACTATTTAAATACATATGTAACAAACACAATTGAGGGCAAAGTATACGTTGTTGACGGACAACAAAGATTAACAACCTTGACTCTGATTTTAATAAACCTATTACATCTCTCAAAGGAGCAAAAATCTAAAACCGAAAAATGGATTGAGGGTAAGATCGCAGGTTATTCAGGAGTAGAATTTTCGTTTTGGATGAACCACGAACGTCACAAACAAATTCTAACAGATCTATTTGAGAATATTAAGGAATTCAAAGACATGGACACCTCGACAGGTGTGACAGCATTGAACATTCTAAATAACTATCAAACAATAAGAAAATGGCTATCATTACAGTTAAGTGATAAGCATAAATTCGAGACATTTGTTTATTATTTCCTATACAGACTTGTTCTAATAAATCTTTCAGTTGAGCAGACAAATGTACCAATGGTCTTTGAAGTTATTAACGACAGGGGAGTAAGACTAAAACCTTATGAAATATTAAAAGGAAAACTTCTGGGACAAATAGACAAAATTGAGTTAGACAAGAAAGACTTCAACGGAATTTGGGAGAAAAAGGTAAAAGCAATCAACAAATTTAGGGAAGACGAAATCGATACATTTTTTAGATATTACCTAAAATCAAAATACGCCACAAATAGAAAAGACGCGGCAAGATTTGATGGCGACTATCACCGAGAGATGTTCACTGTTGACATGAACGAGAATCTTAAGCTTAAGCATAATCCATTAGAAGTAAAGACTTTCTTAGAGAATACATTCACATACTATACAAATCTCTACATAAAAATACTTGATGCTTATTATAATCAACGAGAACAGTTTCAATGCGTGTTTTACAATAAACTCAATGAAATGGATGGTCAATATCTATTAATACTATCCTCATGCAAGCTAAATGATTCGCAAGAAAATGAAAAGATTGACTTAGTTTCCAAAGAACTTGATCGACTCTTTTCCTTGCTCCAACTTCAAAATGCTTATGACAGCAATGACTTTAGTGATGTTCTGTACAAAATTGCAGTCGAAATTAGAAACTGCGAAATGATTGAAATTCGTCCCATATTTGATAAATTTCTCTTAGAGGAATTGGCTTCAAGTAGAAATTTAGATGCCACGCAGACACTGCAATACCCGTATTTTAAAAACACTGGAATAAACTTAAAACCACGCTTCAAGAGATACTTCTTTGCGCGTATAGATTTGTTTTTTGCTGACAATTTGAATCTTGGTATGAAGCATCCAATTGAGGACTTAGTGTCAAAAACTGGGGCAAAAACTGGATTTCATATTGAGCACATTTTATCTTACAATCCAGAGAATTTAAGTTTATTCAACAATGATGAAGACATATTTGAGCAAGAGAGAAACAGACTTGGTGGAATACTTCTTTTAAAGGGTAAAGACAATATTTCTAGCAATAATGAGACGTATTCGGACAAGTTAAAAACTTACGCGAATACTCTGTATTGGAATGAAACGTTAAGGACCGACACATACAAATCTAAGTTGGACATGACTGATCTTAAAAAGAAACACAGTTTAGAACTAGAAGCCATGGACTCTTTTGGACCGGCTGAGTTAGAACAACGACAAAAGCTGTTATTTGAGATTTCAAAAACAATTTGGAGTTGACAAGGAGTTCTTCGGTCAGAAAAATTTATAACTATGATTAAGAACAGCAAGCTAAACCGATTATAAAGAGGCACAACAGAAGGTAGATTAAGTAAAAATCCCAAAATTTGTAAGTGGAGTAAGTTCGAACTTCTTTCAAAGCTTACTACCAACTTGTAGCTAATCGCGCAAACGATAAAATATTTGATGCCTTTATTTTTTTCGTCGCCGACTATAATATAGTTTGTATCCTAACGAGTCGACTCCTTCAAGCAAATTGTAATTTCGTATAGTTAGCGTCTCTTTTGAATGGATAGGTTCAAATGGTATCCCTTCTTTGTCCCACGAAACCAACTTCTTATTTAAATTGAAATTGATGTTTTGAAGGGAAAATACGAGTTTGTCTTCGACATAGTACAAATTTCCTTCTTTGACCTCACAAAATTCAACTTGGGTTTTGTTGCCTTTTTCAAATTCCAAAACCCATTCACCATTTATAAATGTGTGAATATCGAACTTATCTGACTTGAGAAAGTTTCCAAATTTAAACTCAACGATTCCAAAGAGAAATAACCACGTTATCAAGCTAAATGTCGTAAAGGCGATAAGCAAGATCGATAGCATACTGATTGTCAGCGTTACTTTGGTATTAGTCAGGTAGTCTACAGTGACAGTATAAAGTTGATGGAACGGAATTTGTTGGAACAAAGCATATAGAGTTGTTCCAACACTTGCGAGTATTGCAACTATTATTGCCGAAAACACCTTACTCCAAACTGGATCAGTCCAGTTCTTCTTTATCCACTGTTTCATTGAGGAATGGTGACTTAGAAAAGGAAGTTGAAGATAGTATTAATTCCGGAATGAATAAACGGGCTCATACCGTGCCGAGGTGTTGCTGTAAGAAGTTCTGATTCAGGGTTTCGTTGTATTTTAATTCTCGCTCCAATTAAATCTTTTCGTCAACTTCCCTTTTTCACTCACACAACAATTCCCCTCCAATCCCCTATCTTTAACTATGGCAAATCTCCGCCTCAGATCTCTCCTCTTTGCTGCTGTGGTGGTGGGCATCATTATCGTTACTCACTTTATCCTCGACAACTACCTGCCGGAATTCTGGCTCGTTACTTTTTTAATTCTCTCCATCCTCGCCGCATTCCTCTTCATCGTTCTGCCCATAATCAATCCCGTGGAGATGCTCAAGAAGGAAATCCAGCAGCGGGAAGAGAAGGTGAAAACGCTCGCCGAAGGGATCAGCGCTCTCCAGAACAAAGCACTCGCCAATGAAAAGAAATACCGCGAGCGCGTTGAAGATGCCGTCGATGCCATCTACGAGATCGATGCCACCGGCTTCTATATCTATGTCAATCCCGGATCAGAGAAACTTACAGGATACAGTCAACCCGAACTTCTCAAGATGCAGTCCAGCTACCTCATCACCGATGAGTATAAAAACTCCGTAGCCGACTTCTACAAAAACCAGATCATCAACAAAATTGAAAAGACGTACCATGAGTTTCCCATCCGCACCAAATCAGGAAAGAGGGTATGGGTAGGTCAAACCACACGGATGATCTTTGCCGGTGGTAAAGTAGAAAAAGTGCACAACGTCGCCCGTGATATCAGCGAGATCCATGAGTCGCGGGAGAAGCTTGAGAAAAGTGAAACACGCTTCAAGCTCATGGCAGAGAATTCGTCCGTGGGGATTCACGAAATGAATGCACAGGCGGAAGTCGTCTACATGAACAAGCAATGGAGCGAGATCAGCGGCGTTCCGGAGTTCTCCACCAATGAACAACGAATGAATGCCATTCATAAAGAAGATCTCGAGCGGACAATGCAGGCCTGGGGCAAAGCTTTCAAAGAGAAGAAAAAGATATCGCTTGAATTCAGATTCATTCATCCTGTGCGCGGGATCGTATGGGTCATCAGCACCACCTCTCCCATCTTCGATGACAAAGGTGACCTGCAGGGATTCATCGGCACACTCACCGATATCACCGAAACCAAAGAGACCTATCTGAAGCTTGCCAAGAGCGAAGAGACCTATCGCCTCATTTCCAGCAATGCCAAAGATCTTATTACACTATACAAGAATGATGACAATGCCACCCGCACGTTCATCTCTCCTTCCGCAAAGAATATTCTTGGCTATGAACCGGAAGAGCTGATCGGGAAATCTCCTTTTGATATTATCCTTCCTGAAGATGCCGAACGCATGAAGCAATCCACACACGTGGAGACACTCAAAGGGAAGTCTGCCAACATGGAGTACCGGGTGAGAAGAAAAGACGGCACCATCATCTGGATGGAAACCAATTCCAATCCGTACTTCAATGACAAAGGTGAGATGATCGGCTTCCAGACTTCCGCCCGCGAGATCACCAGAAGAAAGGAGATCGAGCTCAAGCTGGAAGAACGCGAACGGATCTACCGCCTTCTTTCTGAAAACACCCACGACCTCATCGCCATCCATGATGCAGAAGGCCGCTATACATTTGTTTCTTCTTCTTTTAAATCGGTGCTGGGTTATGAATTACAAGAACTCATAGGTTTATCGGCATACGAGATCATTCATCCCGGGGATCATGAGCGGTTGCGGGAACAGGCTCACCAGCCCGCACTCCAAGGCACGAGCTTGAGCGGCGTTGAATATCGCATCCGGAAAAAAGATCAAACCTATATCTGGGTAGAGACTTATACTCAGCCGATCGTTGATGAGAACAACATCGTGACGTCCATTCAAACTTCCTCACGGGATGTTTCGCAAAGGAAATCCTATGAGCTTGCACTCAAACAGGCGATCACAAAAGCAGAGGAAGCCAGCAACGCAAAATCACAGTTCCTCTCCATGATGAGTCATGAGATACGGACTCCGATGAATGCCGTGATCGGGCTTACCAACTTCATGATCGAAGACAATCCACCTGATCATCATCTTGAAAACTTAAAGCTGTTAAGGTACTCGGGTGAAAACCTGTTGTCGATCATCAACGACATTCTTGACTTTAACAAGATCGAGGCCGGCAAGATCGACCTGGAAGAGATACCTTTTGACCTGGTGGAGCTTCTGGAGAATCTCATCAAGATGATGCAGTCGAAAGCAAGTGCCAAGCAACTCTCCCTGCTTCTGCAGATGAATTATGATCTTCCGAAATATGTCAAGGGAGATCCGGTCCGCATCAACCAGGTTCTGGTGAATCTTCTCGGCAATGCTATAAAATTCACTCACGAAGGTTCTGTTGAGCTTCAGATCAGTCTTGAAGGCAAATCAGGAGATCTTAATAAAATACTTTTCGCCGTGAGCGATACCGGCATCGGAATTGAATCCGACAAGCAGGAAATTATTTTTGAGAACTTCTCACAGGCCAACAAAGCCATTACAAGAAAGTTCGGCGGCACGGGACTGGGACTTGCCATCAGCAAAAAGCTTGTGAACCTGATGGGCGGAGAACTGAAAGTTGAAAGTCAGTCGGGCAAAGGCTCTGTCTTCTACTTCAGTCTGGAGCTAAAGAGCTCAGCAGAAATTCCCAGATCAAGAGTTACACCGCATGTGCCTGTTGCCACGAAAACCGACGTCATCAAAGTGCTGGTGGTGGAAGACAACCCGGTGAATCAGGTGGTGGTTAATAATTATCTGAGTAAATGGGGACTGACGGCAGAGTTTGCAAACAATGGAAAGGAAGCATTGCAAAAACTTTCGGCCAGGACTTATCAGTTAGTACTGATGGATCTGCAGATGCCGGAGATGGATGGCTATGAGGCAACGCGAAGGATACGGGCAAATGATGATTCTTATTTTAAGGAAATCCCCATCATTGCCTTAACGGCTTCCGCGATGACGGATCATCTTGAGGATATTAAGAAGGCTGGCTTTGATGAGGTGGTCACCAAACCTTTCAAGCCGGCAGAGCTTCATGAGAAGATCTTCAGCAAGCTGCCACAGACCTCTTCTTTTTCAATGAATACCATTCAGGATGATGATGTTAAAAGCAGGAATTTAAAGAAGCTGATGGCCGATAACCTCCGTGAGGTGATCAGGGCCATTGAAGAAGATGATCTTGAATCCTTTCAAAGCAGGATTCATAAATCAAAGACCACCCTGGCGTTGATCAATAACAAAGAATTATCTGACCTTATTGAAAAGACAGATAATTCTTTCTCAGAATCCAACAAAAAGGCACTCATTTCGATCTGTCAGAAACAGATCAGTACATTGAACGCCTGATCTATTACTAACCGGTATAATTCGGATTTCCTTCGTTCAGCATCATCCAGTACAATCCAAGCTGTCCGACAGATTCAAGAAACTTATCGAATTCAACCGGCTTGCGGATATAGCTGTTACATCCAAGGTTATAACCTTTCACGATGTCCTGCTGTTCCACGGAAGTGGTGAGGATAATGATGGGCAGACCTTGCGTTAATTTATTTGCGCGAAGGGCTTGCAGCACCTCAAGGCCATCCATCTTGGGAAGCTTGAGGTCCAGCAGAATAAGACACGGCATCAAAGGAGGTTTTTCTTCTGTTCCGAAGACAAGCTCCAGCGCTTCAATACCGTCCTTGGCACGAACGATCTCATTCAACATGTTTTTCTTTTTGAAGGCACGGTACAGCAATACTGCATCATCGTCGCTGTCTTCAACTAAAAGGATTTTTCCGCTATTCATATTATTATAATTCTGAGTAGATAATTTTATTTATTAAATCGAAAAGAAGAATGTAGCACCTTCATTGATACGGGCATCAGCCCATACATTACCTCCGTGCTTCAGGATAATTCTCTTCACAGTGGCAAGGCCAATTCCTGATCCATCAAACTCTCCCACGTGCAGGCGCTGGAATGCTCCAAACAATTTATCGGCAAACTTCATATCAAATCCCGCTCCGTTGTCACGGATGAAGTAGATGTTCTCGTTGGCAATTTTTCCAAACTGGATCATCGGCTGACTAACCTTAGAGCTGTACTTGATGGCATTGTCGACCAGATTTTCGATTGCAATTTTCAAAAGCTTGCTGTCGGCGTGCGCTTCAATTCCTTCTTCAATATCAAATGATGCTTTTATTGATGGAGTTCTGAGGATCTGATCCGACACTACTTCCTGCACCATCGCTGACAGATCGATCTTTTTGATCATTACCTGGTCCTGGGAGATCTTTGACAATTTCAACATGTCGTCGATCAGTTCACCCATGCGTGAGCTTGCGGCACAAATTCTTTTCAGGTGATCCTTACCCTCTACGTCCAGCTTGTCGGCATAATCTTCCATCAGCACCTGGCTGAATCCGTGGATGCTTCTCAAAGGAGATCTCAGGTCGTGTGAAACAGAATAGCTGAACGCCATCAGCTCTGCATTGGTTGCTGAAAGGTGATCAGATGTTTTCTTA includes these proteins:
- a CDS encoding response regulator; translation: MNSGKILLVEDSDDDAVLLYRAFKKKNMLNEIVRAKDGIEALELVFGTEEKPPLMPCLILLDLKLPKMDGLEVLQALRANKLTQGLPIIILTTSVEQQDIVKGYNLGCNSYIRKPVEFDKFLESVGQLGLYWMMLNEGNPNYTG